Proteins encoded within one genomic window of Macaca fascicularis isolate 582-1 chromosome 16, T2T-MFA8v1.1:
- the ST6GALNAC1 gene encoding alpha-N-acetylgalactosaminide alpha-2,6-sialyltransferase 1: MRSCLWRCRHLSQGIQWSLLLALLVFFLFALPSFIKEPQTKPSRHQRTENIKERSPQSLAKPKSQAPARARRTTIYAEPVPENNTLNMQTQPKAHTTGDTGKEANQTPPEEQDKAPDAAQTAAWKSPEKEKTTVNTLSPRGQEAGMASGRTEAQSWKSQDTKTTQGNGGQTRKLTATRTVSVKHQGKAVTTAKTLIPKSRPLMLAPTGAVSTRTRQKGLTTAVIPPKEKKTQVTPPPAPFQSPTTHRNQSLKAANFKSEPRWDFEEKYSFEIGGLQTTCPDSVKIKASRSLWLQKLFLPNLTLFLDSRHFNRSEWDRLEHFAPPFGFMELNYSLVQKVVTRFPPVPQQQLLLASLPAGSRRCITCAVVGNGGILNNSHMGQEIDRHDYVFRLSGALIKGYEQDVGTRTSFYGFTAFSLTQSLLILGNRGFKNVPLGKDVRYLHFLEGTRDYEWLEALLMNQTVTSKNLFWFRHRPQEAFREALHMDRYLLLHPDFLRYMKNRFLRSKTLDGAHWRIYRPTTGALLLLTALQLCDQVSAYGFITEGHERFSDHYYDTSWKRLIFYINHDFKLEREVWKRLHDEGIIWLYQRPGPGTTKAKN; the protein is encoded by the exons AGAAAGGTCTCCACAGTCCCTGGCAAAGCCTAAGTCCCAGGCACCCGCAAGAGCAAGGAGGACAACCATCTATGCAGAGCCAGTGCCAGAGAACAATACCCTCAACATGCAAACCCAGCCCAAAGCCCACACCACCGGAGACACAGGAAAGGAGGCCAACCAGACACCACCGGAGGAGCAGGACAAGGCGCCCGACGCAGCACAGACGGCAGCATGGAAGAgcccagaaaaagagaaaaccacagTGAACACACTGTCACCCAGAGGGCAAGAAGCAGGGATGGCCTCTGGCAGGACAGAGGCACAGTCATGGAAGAGCCAGGACACAAAGACGACCCAAGGAAATGGGGGCCAGACCAGGAAGCTGACGGCCACCAGGACGGTGTCGGTGAAGCACCAGGGCAAAGCGGTGACCACGGCCAAGACGCTCATTCCCAAAAGTCGGCCGCTTATGCTGGCCCCCACAGGAGCAGTGTCAACAAGGACAAGACAGAAAGGACTGACCACGGCAGTCATCCCACCCAAGGAGAAGAAAACTCAGGtcaccccaccccctgcccctttCCAGAGCCCCACGACGCACAGAAACCAAAGCCTGAAGGCTGCCAACTTCAAGTCTGAGCCTCGGTGGGATTTTGAGGAAAAATACAGCTTCGAAATAGGAGGCCTTCAGACG ACTTGCCCTGACTCCGTGAAGATCAAAGCCTCCAGGTCGCTGTGGCTCCAGAAACTCTTTCTGCCCAACCTTACTCTCTTCCTGGACTCCAGACACTTCAACCGGAGTGAGTGGGACCGCCTGGAACACTTTGCACCACCCTTTGGCTTCATGGAGCTCAACTACTCCT TGGTGCAGAAGGTCGTGACACGCTTCCCTCCAGTGCCCCAGCAGCAGCTGCTCCTGGCCAGCCTCCCTGCTGGGAGCCGCCGGTGCATCACCTGTGCCGTGGTGGGCAATGGGGGCATCCTGAACAACTCCCACATGGGCCAGGAGATAGACAGGCATGACTACGTGTTCCG ATTGAGCGGAGCTCTCATTAAAGGCTACGAACAGGATGTGGGGACTCGGACATCCTTCTACGGCTTTACTGCCTTCTCCCTGACCCAGTCACTCCTTATATTGGGCAATCGGGGTTTCAAGAACGTGCCTCTCGGGAAG GACGTCCGCTACTTGCACTTCCTGGAAGGCACCCGGGACTATGAGTGGCTGGAAGCGCTGCTTATGAATCAGACGGTGACGTCAAAAAACCTTTTCTGGTTCAG GCACAGACCCCAGGAAGCTTTTCGGGAAGCCCTGCACATGGACAGGTACCTGTTGCTGCACCCAGACTTTCTCCGATACATGAAGAACAG GTTTCTGAGGTCTAAGACCCTGGATGGTGCCCACTGGAGGATATACCGCCCCACCACTGGGGCCCTCCTGCTGCTCACTGCCCTTCAGCTCTGTGACCAG GTGAGTGCCTATGGCTTCATCACCGAGGGCCACGAGCGCTTTTCTGATCACTACTATGATACATCATGGAAGCGGCTGATCTTTTACATAAATCATGACTTCAAGCTGGAGAGAGAAGTCTGGAAGCGGCTACACGATGAAGGGATAATCTGGCTATACCAGCGTCCCGGTCCTGGAACTACCAAAGCCAAGAACTGA